Proteins encoded in a region of the Flavobacterium sp. PMTSA4 genome:
- a CDS encoding OmpA family protein, with amino-acid sequence MKKLFYILFILGCLTSVFGQKKATVKQGDKFFEKKEYVKAAEVYEQLKPTKKILQNLGDSYYYNFQMNNAVRAYGQLFFSYKDSLDKESYFRYANALKGIEDYEKGDAFMSEYLGYTQNTPKFMKNITRNGAYTYKLVMMSKNKTNGDFGISFYGDKVVFSSLRNAKGEAYGWNDRPYLDLFSASVNNEGMLVDVVPFPEVINSKKHESNAVFSQDLKTMYFNRTGERVQVGDEKIATVKLYKAEFVDGKWTNVTMLPFSSDEYSVEHPALSKDGKQLYFASDMKGTLGSMDIFVVEINEDGTYSQPRNLGETINTIHREQFPFIADDGSLYFASDGHQGAGNLDIFMSYKISDTEFDKPQNLGETINSGMDDFNLILDYKTGKGYFSSNRTGDDNLYTVALEENKLQFAVEGVVRDKNSLQLLPGTTVKLYNEAGELLEEVVVGKDGDFAFNTEPNKKYKIMAFRDFYIPAESSFDTSEKGKVYIDLEMKVESYTDAEKNIKKDTEGSIFIELENIYFDLDKSDIKPQAAQVLDGLVALLKKYPYMEIEIGAHTDSRASDVYNLRLSNRRAASALEYLVQNGIERRRLRSIGYGETKPLIICPKNDCTNEEHAINRRCTFRILK; translated from the coding sequence ATGAAAAAATTATTTTACATACTATTTATTCTGGGTTGTTTGACATCAGTTTTCGGGCAAAAGAAAGCTACTGTAAAGCAAGGCGATAAATTTTTTGAAAAGAAAGAATATGTAAAAGCTGCTGAAGTATATGAGCAATTAAAACCAACCAAAAAGATACTGCAAAACCTTGGCGACAGTTATTATTATAATTTCCAAATGAATAATGCAGTTCGTGCTTATGGTCAATTGTTTTTCTCCTATAAAGACAGTTTGGATAAAGAATCTTATTTCAGATATGCCAATGCATTAAAAGGTATTGAAGACTATGAAAAAGGTGATGCTTTTATGAGCGAATACTTAGGATATACTCAAAACACGCCTAAATTCATGAAAAACATCACCCGAAATGGTGCTTATACTTATAAATTGGTAATGATGTCTAAGAACAAAACCAATGGCGATTTCGGAATTTCATTCTATGGCGATAAAGTAGTTTTCTCTTCGTTGCGAAATGCCAAAGGCGAAGCTTATGGATGGAACGACAGACCTTATCTTGATTTGTTTTCGGCCTCTGTAAATAACGAAGGAATGCTGGTAGATGTAGTTCCTTTTCCTGAAGTAATCAATTCTAAGAAGCACGAAAGTAACGCGGTTTTCTCGCAAGATTTAAAGACGATGTACTTCAACCGTACAGGCGAAAGAGTTCAAGTTGGCGATGAAAAAATTGCAACCGTAAAATTATATAAAGCCGAATTTGTTGATGGTAAATGGACCAACGTTACCATGCTGCCATTTTCAAGTGATGAATATTCGGTAGAACATCCTGCATTGTCTAAAGATGGCAAGCAACTTTACTTTGCCAGTGATATGAAAGGAACTTTAGGTTCTATGGACATATTTGTTGTTGAAATTAACGAAGATGGAACTTATAGCCAACCTCGAAATTTAGGAGAAACGATTAACACCATTCACCGTGAGCAATTCCCGTTTATTGCCGATGATGGTTCGTTATATTTTGCATCCGATGGACATCAAGGTGCCGGAAATTTAGATATTTTCATGAGTTACAAAATCAGCGATACAGAGTTTGACAAACCGCAAAACCTTGGCGAAACCATCAATAGCGGTATGGACGACTTCAACCTGATTTTAGATTATAAAACCGGTAAAGGTTATTTTTCTTCCAACCGTACAGGCGATGATAATTTATACACCGTTGCTTTAGAGGAAAACAAATTACAGTTTGCCGTTGAAGGTGTAGTTCGCGATAAAAACTCATTACAGTTATTACCAGGAACAACTGTTAAATTGTATAACGAAGCAGGCGAATTGTTAGAAGAAGTTGTGGTTGGTAAAGACGGTGACTTTGCGTTTAACACCGAGCCAAACAAGAAATACAAAATCATGGCCTTCAGAGATTTTTACATACCTGCAGAATCCAGCTTTGATACCAGCGAAAAAGGAAAAGTATATATTGACTTAGAAATGAAAGTTGAGTCGTATACCGATGCCGAAAAGAACATCAAGAAAGATACGGAAGGTTCAATATTCATTGAGTTAGAAAACATTTATTTTGATTTGGATAAATCAGATATCAAGCCACAGGCAGCCCAAGTATTGGATGGGTTAGTGGCACTGCTTAAAAAATACCCATACATGGAAATCGAAATTGGTGCACATACCGATTCTCGTGCTTCCGATGTATATAATTTAAGATTATCAAATCGTCGTGCAGCATCGGCTTTAGAATATTTAGTGCAAAACGGAATCGAAAGAAGACGTCTTCGTTCTATTGGTTATGGAGAAACCAAACCGTTAATTATTTGTCCTAAAAACGATTGTACTAACGAAGAGCATGCTATAAACAGACGATGTACGTTTAGAATTTTGAAGTAA
- the pafA gene encoding alkaline phosphatase PafA, with product MKNILSSLLLFVSVSLFAQVQRPKLVVGIVVDQMKMDYLYRFQNDFSENGFKRLMNEGYTFHNTHYNYFPTSTAPGHSSIYTGTTPAVHGIMGNDWFNRKVQKSIYCTDDDSVSILGVGSEKEGKMSPKNLMATTVTDELRLSTNFQGKVIGVSLKDRGSILPAGHFANWAFWYSDSGNFISSTFYGDALPSWVTEFNDQKHYMKYVNQGWNLLKPAAAYNESLPDDNPHELDLFKHKPVFPYDLKTIFAESGAKIFRTIPQGNDLLEEFAKRAIEKEQLGKDEITDFLTVSFSSTDYAGHDFGTRSMEVQDTYLRLDLTIADFLNYLDKTVGKGNYLVFLTADHAAAETPKFLKEHKYNIDNVETKSIRAAIREFSKNTYGENLLLDYTKNNVFINREILKTKGLDLNTVKQGFKDFLMTQEQVKRVYTEEEILANSGADYFLNAIAKGYDVSQNGDLVVLDKLGYIEGKAKGTEHSAPYTYDTHVPLVFFGWKIKHGETHDKKVITQIAPTVAQKLKITLPNGTESNVLLEVLE from the coding sequence ATGAAAAACATACTTTCTTCACTGTTATTATTCGTTTCTGTTTCTCTTTTTGCGCAAGTGCAACGTCCAAAACTGGTAGTTGGAATTGTAGTTGACCAAATGAAAATGGATTATCTCTACCGCTTTCAAAATGATTTTTCCGAAAACGGTTTTAAACGATTGATGAACGAAGGTTATACGTTTCACAACACACATTACAATTATTTCCCAACATCAACTGCGCCAGGTCATTCGTCTATTTATACCGGAACTACACCTGCGGTTCATGGCATCATGGGGAACGATTGGTTCAACAGAAAAGTTCAAAAGAGCATTTACTGTACCGATGATGACAGCGTTTCTATTCTTGGTGTTGGCAGTGAAAAAGAAGGAAAAATGTCGCCTAAGAATCTTATGGCAACTACCGTAACAGATGAGTTGCGTTTGTCTACCAATTTTCAAGGAAAAGTTATAGGCGTTAGTTTGAAAGACAGAGGTTCCATTCTTCCGGCTGGGCATTTTGCCAACTGGGCATTTTGGTACAGCGATTCTGGGAATTTTATTTCCAGCACTTTTTACGGTGATGCTTTGCCATCTTGGGTTACCGAATTCAACGACCAAAAGCACTACATGAAATACGTAAACCAAGGTTGGAATTTATTAAAACCCGCAGCAGCTTACAACGAAAGTCTTCCCGATGATAACCCACACGAACTGGATTTGTTCAAACACAAACCCGTTTTTCCTTATGACTTAAAAACCATTTTTGCCGAAAGCGGCGCAAAAATATTCCGAACCATACCACAAGGAAATGATTTGTTAGAAGAATTTGCCAAACGCGCCATCGAAAAAGAACAATTGGGTAAAGACGAAATCACCGATTTTTTGACCGTGAGTTTTTCTTCCACGGATTATGCTGGTCACGATTTTGGTACCCGTTCTATGGAAGTGCAGGATACTTATTTGCGCTTGGATTTAACCATAGCCGACTTCCTGAATTATCTCGACAAAACCGTTGGTAAAGGAAATTATTTGGTGTTCTTAACGGCCGACCACGCCGCTGCCGAAACCCCAAAGTTTTTAAAAGAACACAAATACAACATTGATAATGTAGAAACAAAAAGTATTCGCGCTGCAATAAGAGAGTTTTCTAAAAACACGTATGGCGAAAACCTGTTGTTAGATTATACCAAAAACAATGTATTTATAAACAGAGAAATTCTGAAAACCAAAGGACTCGACTTAAACACCGTAAAACAAGGATTCAAAGACTTCCTGATGACACAGGAACAAGTAAAACGGGTTTATACCGAAGAAGAAATCCTTGCCAACTCTGGCGCCGATTATTTTTTGAATGCTATTGCCAAAGGATATGATGTTTCCCAAAACGGCGACTTGGTAGTATTGGACAAACTGGGCTACATTGAAGGGAAAGCCAAAGGAACCGAACATTCAGCGCCGTATACTTATGATACCCATGTGCCGCTGGTATTCTTTGGTTGGAAAATAAAACACGGCGAAACCCACGACAAAAAAGTTATTACTCAAATAGCGCCAACCGTAGCTCAAAAACTCAAAATTACGTTGCCTAACGGCACGGAAAGTAATGTGTTGTTGGAAGTGTTGGAGTAA
- a CDS encoding Ig-like domain-containing protein: MKKNYTLLFVLLFVFAANSLSFAQACTTTVTEVTGTATICGGTTTTLTATHDGDNVYWYDAATDGNLFFTGNPYETAALTASTSFWAESRKQVQGTPTGGGAKLAPTSSSGTTVNATTAPWGLVFNATQSFILNSVDVFLSSTNPGTLVIDLKDSNQTVLQSWTINTPAGGTGSNPVQFTVALNYTVPVGNGYRLLAVSTPSMVRDLGSNAFPYPLGSVGSVTQGTINNSLTTNPGVYYFFYNWNYTPIVNCSSARVEQVVTVNTTSPPTGDAQQLFNVGDTVADLVVTGTDVIWYSDADGMNPIPTTTELVEGTTYYVSQTLNGCESTLLAVTAVTTLGVNNSAFATMNYYPNPVKEVFTLSNLEDTSQIEVYSVLGQQMFSKSYDSPEIKLDFSTFSNGLYLVKITSDDESKTIRVLKN; the protein is encoded by the coding sequence ATGAAAAAAAATTACACGCTTTTATTTGTTTTGTTGTTTGTTTTTGCGGCTAATTCGTTGTCGTTTGCACAGGCATGTACTACTACGGTAACCGAGGTAACAGGAACGGCAACCATTTGTGGAGGAACTACCACTACCCTAACCGCTACGCATGATGGCGACAACGTATATTGGTATGACGCGGCTACTGACGGCAACTTATTCTTCACAGGCAATCCGTATGAAACGGCAGCATTAACCGCCAGTACTTCTTTTTGGGCAGAATCCAGAAAACAAGTGCAAGGAACACCAACGGGTGGTGGCGCAAAACTGGCACCAACCTCTAGCTCTGGAACTACGGTTAATGCTACAACGGCACCATGGGGATTGGTATTTAATGCTACGCAAAGTTTTATTTTAAACTCGGTAGATGTGTTTTTATCTTCTACCAATCCGGGAACGTTAGTAATTGACCTGAAAGACAGCAATCAAACGGTGCTACAATCGTGGACTATTAATACACCTGCTGGTGGAACGGGTTCAAACCCAGTGCAGTTTACAGTGGCGCTTAATTATACTGTTCCGGTTGGAAACGGCTATCGCCTTTTGGCAGTGAGCACTCCGAGTATGGTTCGCGACCTTGGTTCAAATGCTTTTCCTTATCCTTTGGGCAGCGTAGGAAGTGTTACTCAAGGCACCATCAATAATTCATTGACTACAAACCCTGGCGTTTACTACTTTTTTTATAACTGGAACTATACCCCAATTGTAAACTGTTCTTCAGCAAGAGTAGAACAAGTCGTTACAGTAAACACTACCAGTCCACCAACGGGAGATGCACAACAGCTTTTCAACGTGGGAGACACAGTAGCCGATTTAGTAGTTACCGGTACGGATGTTATCTGGTATTCAGATGCGGACGGCATGAATCCTATTCCAACTACTACCGAACTCGTGGAAGGAACTACTTATTATGTATCGCAAACCTTGAATGGATGCGAAAGCACACTTTTGGCAGTAACGGCAGTAACAACTTTGGGGGTAAACAACAGCGCTTTTGCAACTATGAACTACTATCCAAATCCGGTGAAAGAGGTATTCACGCTATCTAATCTAGAAGACACGTCGCAAATTGAGGTTTATAGCGTTTTAGGGCAACAAATGTTCTCCAAAAGCTATGACTCACCAGAAATAAAACTGGATTTTTCAACATTCAGCAATGGACTTTATTTGGTAAAAATCACTTCGGATGATGAATCGAAAACAATTAGGGTTTTGAAGAACTAA